Proteins encoded by one window of Paenibacillus urinalis:
- a CDS encoding ABC transporter ATP-binding protein, which produces MNAVEIEHLTKQYGKARGIIDVSFSIEEGEIFGFIGPNGAGKSTTIRTLLALIYPTSGTASIFGKDCIRHSAEIKKEIGYLPAEVFYYDHMRVVDLLKYSASFYKKDCTKRMKELAERMDLDLSKKIESLSLGNKKKVGIVQGLLHSPQLLILDEPTSGLDPLMQHTFFELLKEENERGAAILFSSHILSEVQRLCNRVGIIKEGRIVTVEKISALKESNYKKFAIETAIPLDPQQLDIDGVSHITAEGSITRFLFKGNLNQILQRLAHIEMDNLWIEEPNLEEIFMHYYDREA; this is translated from the coding sequence ATGAATGCCGTGGAGATTGAGCATCTAACCAAGCAGTACGGCAAGGCAAGAGGGATTATTGATGTGAGCTTCTCGATTGAGGAAGGTGAGATCTTTGGCTTTATCGGGCCGAACGGGGCAGGCAAATCAACAACGATCCGGACACTGCTTGCTCTCATCTATCCCACGAGCGGCACGGCCTCCATCTTCGGTAAGGACTGCATTCGTCACAGCGCGGAGATTAAGAAGGAGATCGGATATCTGCCTGCGGAGGTTTTTTATTACGATCATATGAGAGTTGTGGATCTGCTCAAATATTCAGCCAGCTTCTACAAGAAGGATTGTACGAAACGCATGAAGGAGCTCGCGGAGCGGATGGACCTGGACTTGAGCAAGAAGATCGAGAGCCTGTCACTGGGCAACAAGAAGAAGGTGGGCATCGTGCAAGGGCTTCTCCATAGTCCCCAGCTGCTTATTCTCGATGAGCCGACGAGCGGACTCGATCCGCTGATGCAGCATACGTTTTTTGAATTGCTGAAGGAGGAGAATGAACGGGGGGCAGCGATCTTATTTTCCTCCCATATCTTGAGCGAAGTTCAGCGGCTGTGTAACCGGGTTGGGATTATTAAAGAAGGTAGAATTGTGACCGTAGAGAAGATCAGCGCACTGAAGGAGTCGAACTATAAAAAGTTTGCGATTGAAACGGCCATTCCTCTGGACCCGCAGCAGCTGGATATCGACGGTGTTAGTCATATTACGGCGGAGGGGAGCATCACCCGGTTTTTGTTCAAGGGGAATTTGAATCAGATCCTGCAGAGACTGGCCCATATAGAGATGGATAATCTATGGATCGAGGAGCCGAATCTCGAAGAAATCTTCATGCATTACTATGACAGGGAGGCTTGA
- a CDS encoding ABC transporter permease has translation MFLFELKSYRKSLLIWSLSIIGIMVFLLSLFPSISREFDAFARILEGYPEPFRQAFGIQIESMGTFLGFYTYILMYITLCGAIQAMLLGMSVVSRETRERTADFLLTKPVTRTKVLTSKLLAAVASILLTNLLYLAGAWLMAEQLQPSAYDVKLYFMLSMTLLFVQLMFVGIGLLVSVLLPRIKAILPVSLTTVLVFYMIGMLVAGDEGGMKRYLSPFKYFDTKRVLETASYEVPYMTAAAGIMMVCTAVCYYMYIRRDISA, from the coding sequence ATGTTTCTTTTTGAACTGAAATCTTATCGAAAATCACTGCTGATCTGGTCCTTGTCCATCATTGGCATCATGGTATTTCTGCTCTCCTTATTCCCATCCATCTCAAGGGAGTTTGATGCCTTTGCGCGCATTCTTGAGGGATATCCGGAACCGTTCAGGCAGGCGTTTGGTATTCAGATTGAAAGTATGGGCACGTTTCTCGGATTCTACACTTATATATTGATGTACATTACGCTGTGCGGAGCCATCCAGGCGATGCTGCTGGGCATGTCGGTCGTATCACGGGAAACCCGGGAGAGAACCGCCGATTTCCTCCTGACCAAGCCCGTGACGCGAACCAAGGTACTTACCTCCAAGTTGCTGGCTGCGGTCGCATCTATTCTGCTGACCAATCTACTGTATCTTGCCGGGGCCTGGCTTATGGCGGAACAGCTTCAACCCAGTGCGTATGATGTCAAATTGTACTTCATGCTCTCGATGACCCTTCTGTTCGTGCAGCTGATGTTTGTTGGGATCGGTCTCCTCGTTTCCGTGCTGCTGCCGAGAATCAAAGCCATTCTTCCTGTATCGCTGACGACCGTGCTTGTTTTTTATATGATCGGGATGCTTGTGGCTGGAGATGAGGGAGGAATGAAGCGATATTTGTCTCCGTTCAAGTATTTTGACACGAAGAGAGTCCTGGAGACGGCAAGCTATGAAGTACCCTACATGACGGCCGCAGCCGGGATCATGATGGTATGTACCGCTGTCTGCTATTACATGTATATAAGAAGAGATATATCTGCCTAG
- a CDS encoding ABC transporter permease subunit, whose protein sequence is MNIFRREMKSYRKSLLFWCIGIVLLIAAGMNKYEATAAGGELNQVIADMPESLQAMMGAGAYDLSKASGYYGMFMLYLFFAVTIHAVTLGASMIAKEEQDRTAEFLFTKPLTRNTVITAKITAALLQILILNLVTWASSVMIVSMYNNGEQVNDDIAVLMIGMLILQIIFLLVGTALASVSKRVKQAASISSGILLAAFILSIAIDLNERLEGLKYFTPFKYFEAKEMMYGGGFDLIYVLLSVLLIGVLLVITYTAFRKRDLMV, encoded by the coding sequence ATGAACATATTTCGGAGAGAAATGAAGAGCTATCGGAAGTCCCTGCTGTTCTGGTGCATCGGCATTGTACTGCTAATAGCGGCGGGAATGAACAAATACGAAGCGACAGCTGCCGGAGGTGAGCTGAACCAGGTGATTGCAGATATGCCGGAATCCCTGCAGGCTATGATGGGGGCGGGAGCCTATGATCTGTCGAAGGCCAGCGGATATTACGGAATGTTCATGCTGTATTTGTTCTTCGCCGTCACCATTCATGCCGTAACGCTCGGGGCCAGCATGATTGCCAAGGAAGAGCAGGACAGAACAGCAGAATTCCTATTCACCAAGCCCTTGACCAGAAACACAGTCATCACCGCCAAAATAACAGCTGCTCTGCTGCAGATCCTCATCCTTAACCTGGTCACTTGGGCATCGAGCGTTATGATCGTCAGCATGTACAATAACGGAGAGCAGGTAAATGATGATATTGCCGTTCTGATGATCGGGATGCTTATTCTACAGATCATCTTCCTCCTCGTCGGAACAGCACTTGCCTCCGTATCCAAGCGTGTGAAGCAGGCGGCTTCTATATCTTCCGGCATATTACTCGCTGCGTTCATCTTATCCATTGCCATTGATCTGAATGAGAGACTTGAAGGTCTGAAGTATTTCACGCCATTCAAGTATTTTGAGGCGAAGGAGATGATGTACGGGGGAGGATTCGATCTCATCTATGTCCTTCTGTCCGTGCTACTCATTGGAGTCCTGCTGGTCATCACCTATACGGCCTTCCGTAAGCGGGATTTGATGGTGTAG
- a CDS encoding putative holin-like toxin, producing MHFSFADMLLFAGFIIALLTYIDSKKK from the coding sequence ATGCACTTCTCTTTTGCCGATATGTTACTGTTCGCTGGCTTTATCATAGCGCTACTGACATACATCGATTCAAAAAAGAAGTGA
- a CDS encoding 3'-5' exonuclease, which translates to MVNYIVLDLEFMCLRGRSGGDIIEIGAIKMTTNEANQGIIMTDLFHSYVKPERNPKVNAMTTALTGITQEDVDGASGFKDILSAFTNWIGDEPYYFIAWGPDDKYQLVRHCRERDLSLSWLMNYNDLQLQFTMLHGENSGNRFGLKRALEHLNLVFMGRPHQALDDALNTGRIFAHVYPKLTLTNNNAAEEPLYTSELVYSSGSGEEKNMPFSDLANMLGMVL; encoded by the coding sequence ATGGTAAATTACATCGTATTGGATCTCGAGTTCATGTGCCTAAGGGGACGAAGCGGAGGGGATATTATTGAAATCGGTGCAATCAAGATGACAACAAACGAAGCCAACCAAGGTATAATCATGACGGACCTCTTTCATTCGTACGTTAAGCCTGAGCGCAACCCAAAGGTCAACGCTATGACCACGGCACTGACCGGAATAACACAGGAGGATGTTGACGGAGCGTCTGGATTTAAAGATATACTGTCTGCCTTCACGAATTGGATAGGAGATGAGCCATATTATTTCATTGCATGGGGGCCTGATGATAAGTATCAGCTGGTAAGACACTGTCGTGAACGTGACCTTTCCTTGTCCTGGCTCATGAACTATAACGACTTACAGCTGCAGTTTACGATGCTGCACGGGGAGAACTCAGGTAACCGTTTTGGACTAAAGCGAGCGCTCGAGCATTTGAACCTAGTCTTCATGGGACGTCCTCACCAAGCATTAGATGATGCCCTTAACACGGGAAGAATCTTTGCTCATGTCTATCCTAAGCTGACTCTTACAAACAATAATGCAGCGGAGGAACCTCTATATACGAGTGAACTTGTTTATTCATCTGGCAGCGGAGAAGAGAAGAATATGCCTTTCAGTGATCTCGCAAACATGTTGGGAATGGTCCTGTAG
- a CDS encoding helix-turn-helix transcriptional regulator, with the protein MSDKFFRWFKIIHAIQARPGITAPELAEKCESNERTIYRDLRALDTLVPITNIGYGKGYAFTGNFAMFPFNWTDEEELVFRMLPSFVDQTNLPPGFDSAYDKVMSSHYRKKRKDAELLQNVTDIIQMGSPAYRENSPNYLLQVIQAILEEKRIKVQYHTQSRNELTEREIAPYYLVPREQRFYLIGYCHQAEEIRTFRLSRFRSMQMTETHFDRRDFNLKSYMKNTWSIERGEQQIHFKVKFSADVARYIKEEELFVSPKMKDMKDGSLLFEVTLNHDREFLNWLSQYGPDAEILEPVSYREVMRERLEKWNRLYTS; encoded by the coding sequence ATGTCTGACAAGTTTTTTCGCTGGTTTAAGATTATACATGCGATTCAGGCCAGGCCGGGTATTACGGCACCAGAGCTGGCTGAGAAATGCGAGTCGAACGAACGGACCATATACCGGGATTTGCGGGCACTAGATACACTGGTCCCTATTACGAATATCGGGTATGGGAAGGGATATGCTTTTACGGGCAATTTCGCAATGTTTCCATTTAATTGGACCGATGAAGAGGAGCTTGTATTCAGGATGCTTCCTTCGTTCGTAGATCAGACCAACCTGCCGCCGGGATTCGACAGTGCTTACGACAAAGTGATGTCCTCCCATTATCGGAAGAAACGAAAAGATGCAGAGCTGCTCCAGAATGTCACGGATATCATCCAGATGGGGTCACCTGCGTATAGAGAGAATTCTCCGAATTATTTGCTGCAGGTCATTCAGGCGATTCTGGAGGAAAAAAGGATCAAGGTGCAATACCACACTCAGAGCCGAAACGAGCTGACAGAACGTGAGATTGCTCCGTATTATCTGGTCCCACGGGAACAGCGCTTTTATCTCATTGGATATTGTCATCAGGCGGAGGAGATCCGTACATTTCGGTTAAGCCGTTTTCGCTCCATGCAGATGACAGAGACACACTTCGACCGCAGGGATTTCAATCTAAAAAGTTATATGAAGAATACATGGTCCATCGAGCGCGGAGAGCAGCAGATTCATTTCAAAGTGAAGTTCTCGGCCGATGTAGCTAGATACATAAAGGAAGAAGAGTTATTTGTCAGTCCGAAGATGAAAGACATGAAGGATGGAAGTCTCTTATTTGAGGTGACGCTAAATCACGATCGAGAGTTCCTAAACTGGCTGAGCCAGTATGGTCCAGATGCCGAGATCCTGGAGCCGGTGAGCTACCGGGAAGTGATGAGGGAGCGGCTGGAGAAGTGGAATCGGTTGTACACGAGCTGA
- a CDS encoding nuclease-related domain-containing protein → MGELGEHKINIQLDQLPKECSYISDLMLVNPKSRSGYSQIDHVVVSPYAIFVIETKNYNGEIKGKKEDREWGVSNRYKLYNPLRQNYGHIKAIQAHIPDFKVPYVSMISFTMRCRFNVDPELRKIQSNELIIYDVELSEFIQRKINRLKMEGKNPLLSETEIIEIVGKLRDLNITDPFLREQHVKGAKTASPS, encoded by the coding sequence ATAGGTGAGCTTGGTGAGCACAAGATCAATATTCAGCTGGATCAGCTTCCAAAGGAATGTAGTTATATCAGCGACTTAATGCTCGTGAATCCCAAGTCACGCTCAGGATACTCTCAGATCGATCATGTTGTCGTGTCTCCGTATGCTATATTCGTGATTGAAACGAAGAATTATAACGGAGAGATCAAAGGAAAGAAGGAAGACAGGGAATGGGGCGTCAGCAATCGATACAAGCTTTACAACCCACTAAGACAGAACTATGGGCATATTAAAGCGATACAAGCACATATTCCAGACTTTAAGGTTCCCTATGTTTCGATGATTTCATTTACGATGCGTTGCAGATTTAATGTCGATCCGGAGCTGAGGAAGATCCAGTCCAATGAACTGATTATATATGACGTAGAGCTTTCGGAGTTTATCCAGAGGAAGATTAATAGATTGAAAATGGAAGGAAAGAACCCATTGCTTTCTGAGACTGAGATTATAGAAATAGTAGGGAAACTGAGAGATCTGAACATTACAGATCCATTTCTGCGAGAGCAGCATGTAAAAGGAGCAAAGACTGCTTCCCCTTCATAA
- a CDS encoding restriction endonuclease, with translation MALWLFRAGRSGEYESKFLSDQRIYLTWDELNIDLRGFGERSDLIEYLMNDYEAEKLARARNWASQIMPIVSEMKKGDWVILPSKLKSAIHIGEIMGDYEFHPDHSNPYYHSRKVNWFATDIPRTNFDQDLLYSLGAFMTVCRISRNDAEERIKAMHKNNWMTSGSKVQINIPSQDPQEATENMFDLEEYANDAIAKYIIRKFKGHGMARIIDAVLRAKGFTTYISPEGPDKGVDILAAPGNLGFGTPKICVQVKTSDTPVDRPTLDQLIGTMHNHKASHGLLVSWGGFKSSVDKEIAAQFFNVRLWDQKAIINELLETYDSLDADIKAEIPLKRAWLLAGEE, from the coding sequence TTGGCGTTGTGGCTATTTCGTGCCGGACGTTCTGGTGAGTACGAGTCCAAGTTTCTTAGTGATCAAAGAATCTATTTAACTTGGGATGAATTAAATATTGATCTAAGAGGTTTTGGAGAAAGATCTGATCTAATCGAATATCTAATGAATGATTATGAAGCAGAGAAGCTAGCCAGAGCTAGGAACTGGGCAAGTCAAATAATGCCGATTGTAAGCGAGATGAAAAAAGGGGACTGGGTTATTTTACCTAGCAAACTCAAATCTGCAATCCATATCGGTGAGATTATGGGAGACTATGAGTTCCACCCGGATCATAGCAACCCTTATTATCACAGCCGAAAAGTGAATTGGTTTGCCACAGATATCCCAAGAACTAATTTTGACCAAGATCTGCTATATTCACTCGGAGCCTTTATGACAGTCTGCCGGATATCAAGAAACGATGCAGAAGAAAGAATTAAAGCGATGCATAAGAATAACTGGATGACCAGCGGTTCAAAAGTTCAAATCAATATTCCTAGCCAAGATCCGCAAGAAGCTACCGAGAATATGTTTGATCTCGAAGAATATGCGAATGATGCCATTGCTAAATATATTATTCGTAAATTTAAGGGACACGGTATGGCTAGAATTATTGATGCCGTTCTTAGGGCAAAAGGCTTCACCACCTATATAAGTCCAGAAGGGCCGGACAAAGGTGTAGATATTTTAGCTGCTCCAGGAAATCTAGGCTTTGGTACTCCAAAAATTTGTGTGCAAGTGAAGACATCTGATACTCCAGTAGACAGACCAACCTTAGATCAATTGATTGGAACCATGCATAACCACAAAGCAAGTCATGGATTACTAGTATCTTGGGGCGGCTTCAAAAGCTCTGTTGATAAAGAAATTGCAGCACAGTTTTTTAATGTGAGATTGTGGGATCAGAAGGCGATTATCAATGAGCTACTAGAAACATACGACTCATTGGATGCAGATATAAAGGCAGAAATTCCTTTAAAAAGAGCGTGGCTCCTAGCTGGTGAGGAATAG
- a CDS encoding DUF4145 domain-containing protein produces MSIFKFLGEVNEGLSTLAIQAEADIWTNPRTTLTQGRLFSEELATIVSKMEKVEPVYSIKPSERVHLLSRRNVISDELKDSFDWLRKNGNMAAHDLKPIQIDLALSAHRHIFTLALWYAEAYGPLEIELPDYLMPRPIKDEDIPKKDHSVDMGEQIEQLLSAQFESKILPTMNKQFQQLHESIAQIAEMNNRNKFEQTERAENPAADIQQTTSIEVLETGNQEKSDMEIGEYLSSKGHNILDKRASGGALWIVGGWELKEELFGLKVLGAFFKFAKNGSQSTKRSPAWFLLNKKPVSIPINNEDMNVSKEEIAASIEETIMPEVRISEDETRKVDTVESTETMEQDNTTIKTQNDVIDRIEIRKSFLNKELVFPASMAGMSMSELNLKGNQAILEYLFNELKVTMLQELPENLSLLQDNIPGVGPKSIERFVKQLEEAIAVEKKLIGSGKRKENAVIAYRELKKKLGRRPNYIELHEQGSIVSQEYRSLFDSYINFLFLANELDKEEASVAKRYLKWFQEVDNTILRKSYKMTLLLVMLERGSENWMEPITADEAVPFFYDFYMGDETRKSVDFSDSETQKLWDAPLDRTAQLISRMPMTHWSKSSNKQVIYSNDQFRVGFQIKEADRELVYKWTKEICEYRLLHYFERKSDS; encoded by the coding sequence ATGTCGATTTTTAAATTCTTGGGTGAAGTGAATGAAGGCTTGTCTACTTTAGCTATTCAAGCTGAAGCAGATATATGGACGAATCCACGCACAACCTTGACTCAAGGAAGGTTATTTAGCGAAGAACTCGCAACTATCGTTTCAAAAATGGAGAAAGTGGAGCCTGTGTATTCAATAAAACCAAGTGAACGAGTTCATCTTCTATCACGAAGAAATGTCATTTCGGATGAACTGAAGGACAGCTTTGACTGGCTGCGTAAGAACGGTAATATGGCTGCACATGATTTAAAACCCATTCAGATAGATTTGGCTTTGTCAGCACACAGACATATTTTCACTTTAGCATTATGGTATGCGGAAGCTTATGGTCCGTTGGAAATTGAACTTCCGGATTACCTGATGCCGAGGCCTATCAAAGATGAAGATATACCCAAAAAAGATCATTCGGTAGATATGGGGGAGCAAATCGAACAATTGCTTAGCGCTCAATTTGAATCTAAAATTCTCCCAACAATGAATAAGCAGTTTCAACAATTGCATGAATCCATTGCCCAAATAGCAGAGATGAATAATCGCAATAAGTTTGAACAAACAGAAAGGGCTGAAAATCCTGCTGCTGATATTCAGCAGACTACTTCAATTGAGGTCTTAGAAACTGGCAATCAAGAAAAATCGGATATGGAAATTGGAGAGTACCTATCTTCCAAAGGACATAACATTTTAGACAAAAGGGCGAGTGGAGGAGCGCTATGGATTGTTGGCGGCTGGGAGCTCAAAGAAGAATTGTTTGGACTTAAAGTGCTCGGAGCATTTTTTAAATTTGCGAAGAATGGGAGCCAGTCTACAAAGCGTTCCCCTGCCTGGTTTTTATTGAACAAAAAGCCAGTTAGCATTCCTATAAATAACGAAGATATGAATGTTTCTAAGGAAGAGATAGCTGCTTCTATCGAGGAAACTATCATGCCAGAAGTGCGTATTTCTGAAGATGAGACTAGAAAAGTAGACACTGTAGAGTCTACTGAGACTATGGAACAAGACAACACAACAATCAAAACCCAGAATGATGTAATCGATAGAATCGAAATCAGGAAATCGTTTTTGAATAAAGAACTTGTTTTCCCTGCTTCTATGGCGGGAATGTCAATGTCCGAATTAAATCTTAAGGGTAACCAGGCCATTTTGGAGTATTTATTTAATGAGCTGAAGGTTACTATGCTCCAAGAACTTCCTGAGAACCTTTCGCTTCTGCAAGATAATATTCCAGGAGTTGGACCCAAATCGATTGAACGCTTCGTTAAGCAGTTAGAAGAAGCGATAGCAGTTGAGAAGAAGTTAATTGGTTCCGGTAAACGTAAAGAGAATGCCGTGATAGCTTATCGAGAATTGAAAAAGAAACTAGGTAGACGACCTAATTATATTGAGCTTCATGAGCAAGGATCTATAGTCAGTCAGGAGTACCGGTCACTTTTTGATTCATATATCAACTTCTTATTCTTAGCAAATGAACTAGACAAAGAAGAAGCCAGTGTGGCTAAACGATATTTAAAGTGGTTTCAAGAGGTGGATAATACGATTTTACGCAAAAGCTATAAAATGACGCTGCTGCTTGTGATGCTTGAACGTGGATCGGAGAATTGGATGGAGCCTATCACCGCGGACGAAGCGGTGCCGTTCTTCTATGATTTCTATATGGGTGACGAGACAAGAAAGTCTGTCGATTTCTCCGATTCAGAGACGCAAAAACTGTGGGATGCCCCACTTGATCGTACCGCTCAATTAATTAGCAGAATGCCAATGACCCACTGGTCAAAGTCATCTAATAAGCAAGTGATCTACTCGAATGATCAGTTCAGGGTAGGATTTCAGATTAAAGAAGCAGATCGAGAGTTGGTATATAAGTGGACGAAAGAAATTTGCGAGTACAGACTGCTTCATTACTTCGAACGTAAATCGGACTCTTAG
- a CDS encoding OmpA family protein, with protein MARGIRGAKGSNGVGEEKESSWISYTDLMSALLIIFALVIMITMYDTQNAYEQQQQAMDEAAEALKQKEEVIAQNNQLIEEVVGVKSKIIEELMLAFQDSNLDLQIDQQTGAIRFSGGVFFNKDSSTVSVKGTEYLEMFIPKYIEILLSDQFRDEIAQIIVEGHTDSDGGYLYNLKLSQDRALSVVEEVFAPTFPKFPYQEDLKAVITANGRSFSVPILDKNGKMDQDKSRRVEFKFRLKDEQLLEKLQGLMVEEDGG; from the coding sequence GTGGCACGAGGAATACGGGGAGCAAAGGGTAGTAACGGTGTAGGAGAAGAAAAGGAAAGTTCCTGGATCTCCTACACAGACTTAATGTCGGCATTATTAATCATTTTTGCACTTGTGATTATGATTACAATGTATGACACGCAAAATGCCTATGAGCAGCAACAACAAGCCATGGATGAAGCTGCGGAAGCACTTAAGCAGAAGGAAGAAGTCATTGCCCAGAATAACCAGTTGATTGAAGAGGTAGTTGGAGTTAAGTCGAAAATTATCGAAGAATTGATGCTTGCTTTTCAGGATTCTAATTTAGATTTGCAAATTGATCAGCAGACAGGAGCTATTCGCTTCTCTGGAGGCGTATTTTTTAATAAAGACAGCAGTACTGTTTCTGTTAAAGGAACAGAATACCTTGAAATGTTTATACCCAAATACATTGAAATTTTATTATCTGACCAATTCCGGGATGAGATTGCTCAAATTATAGTAGAAGGACATACCGATAGTGACGGGGGATATCTATATAATTTGAAGCTTTCTCAAGATCGGGCTTTGTCCGTTGTAGAAGAAGTTTTTGCACCGACCTTTCCTAAGTTCCCATATCAAGAGGATCTCAAGGCTGTCATTACGGCGAATGGGCGTTCCTTCAGTGTGCCTATCCTAGATAAGAACGGGAAGATGGATCAAGATAAATCACGTCGTGTTGAGTTCAAATTCCGATTAAAAGACGAACAGTTACTTGAAAAACTACAAGGATTAATGGTGGAAGAAGATGGAGGATAA
- a CDS encoding EH signature domain-containing protein, whose protein sequence is MEDKSYIFHFAFTPSKLSAVRKKVEEKYRDVDMLTASQISYLRLPKILELIRSTSEDRLEQMASEFFRGRDYSVLTYSYPYTNESSDVEKKINMVLAYGYTPGNANMIWEKFQRDYKHIYTEDLLRRFLLKDEGISFIYSDYTDAELKELLIPAFMHKAGIAQGLLQVMIHKDPKIAEFLKKMKIKPETPLEDFLVYERLKEGLSREDFLEQNTIEYITRMFEKYPIEQYQELMKIYLEGRTFEQFHFQIMDQAIKRLHDPRERDEDWRFLSEQAREEVNKWLVEAELEDYFDTERFEYWKRYLRVMDNVKTLKRTNDPKVIFLYFENFVVVEFGENGKAVYFYYKTGFERFILPRTTSYEYMRKGTSDRESLLKERYETFNGEPLFIIKLHHTPKGMWMDRFTRYMQNYLSGNYSYTERNKGP, encoded by the coding sequence ATGGAGGATAAATCATATATTTTTCATTTTGCATTTACACCGAGCAAATTGTCTGCGGTAAGAAAAAAGGTGGAAGAGAAATATCGTGACGTGGATATGCTGACTGCTTCACAGATTAGCTATCTACGGCTTCCAAAAATTCTGGAACTGATTCGGAGTACATCTGAGGATCGTCTGGAACAAATGGCATCAGAGTTTTTTAGAGGGAGAGACTATTCGGTTCTGACCTATAGTTATCCGTATACCAATGAATCAAGTGATGTAGAGAAAAAGATTAATATGGTATTGGCCTACGGTTATACTCCTGGCAATGCAAATATGATTTGGGAGAAGTTCCAGAGAGATTACAAACATATTTATACCGAGGACTTACTAAGAAGGTTTCTACTTAAAGATGAGGGTATTTCATTTATATACTCGGATTATACAGATGCTGAACTAAAGGAATTGCTTATCCCGGCTTTTATGCATAAGGCAGGAATTGCTCAAGGGCTATTACAGGTTATGATTCATAAAGATCCTAAGATAGCTGAGTTTTTGAAGAAGATGAAGATCAAACCAGAGACACCTTTAGAAGATTTTTTGGTCTATGAGAGATTAAAAGAGGGTCTCAGTCGAGAGGATTTCTTAGAACAAAATACTATTGAATATATTACCCGCATGTTTGAAAAGTACCCAATTGAACAATATCAAGAACTCATGAAGATTTATCTGGAAGGTCGAACTTTTGAACAGTTTCATTTTCAGATCATGGATCAGGCGATTAAGCGACTTCATGATCCTAGAGAACGGGATGAAGATTGGCGGTTTTTATCGGAACAAGCACGTGAAGAGGTAAATAAATGGCTAGTGGAAGCTGAGCTTGAAGACTATTTCGATACTGAGAGATTTGAATATTGGAAACGTTATTTACGAGTAATGGATAATGTGAAAACTCTAAAAAGAACCAATGATCCGAAAGTGATTTTTCTATATTTTGAGAACTTCGTAGTTGTGGAATTTGGCGAAAATGGAAAGGCGGTTTATTTCTATTATAAGACAGGGTTTGAGCGTTTCATTCTACCACGAACTACTAGTTATGAATATATGAGAAAAGGTACATCAGATAGGGAGTCATTATTGAAAGAAAGATATGAGACTTTTAATGGAGAACCTTTATTTATAATTAAGCTTCATCATACTCCAAAGGGAATGTGGATGGATAGATTTACCAGATATATGCAAAACTATCTGAGTGGGAATTACAGCTACACAGAAAGGAATAAAGGACCATGA